A stretch of the Arthrobacter sp. PAMC 25486 genome encodes the following:
- a CDS encoding HNH endonuclease signature motif containing protein: MASSRTGTTAWKKVRAQALRRDEHNGVTQCRYCWCQLDYKVGLRPNSAEPDHILAHSLGGQDVLENLITICRRCNQSKGDNQAPKTAYKPVKTSRRW, encoded by the coding sequence ATGGCATCCTCCCGCACAGGAACAACAGCATGGAAGAAAGTTCGCGCACAAGCACTAAGACGCGACGAGCACAACGGCGTAACACAATGCCGATACTGCTGGTGTCAGCTCGACTACAAGGTAGGGCTCAGACCCAACAGTGCCGAACCTGACCACATCCTCGCGCACTCACTCGGCGGACAAGACGTACTCGAAAACCTGATCACAATTTGCCGTCGCTGCAATCAATCAAAAGGCGACAATCAAGCCCCAAAGACGGCATACAAGCCCGTAAAAACCTCGCGACGATGGTAA
- a CDS encoding phage portal protein has translation MLIQSSTALTAEELFVLTKLMNVWRAKVPRNVMRDIYFEGKQAFKDFGVAIPPQILNKIDPVLGWVETGVRALTDRSKLEGFVSADSKDDDPFGVNDLIYQNSFMRIFPQATLSSAIHSCAFLTVDDSIGELRVRARSADMSAAIWDFERHEVGAYLAITKLRDGIPVEMMMHLHEAVVRIEVSATTGKITIDRFRNPLGRVSVAPLPLKPSLKRPFGHSRISRAAISFTDSGLRTIVRSEVQGEAFAGPQYWLLGSDAEAFAGNNRFKAVMGRVFGLEQGEDDDRLPDVKRFEGASPEAHISHLRMWATLFAGDQGLSVSSLGVVQDNPSSAEAIYAAKEDLITNTKNANDSWGAGAETAMRMAVEWRDGVLPDAMKTLSANFTSPETVSPGSRADAFSKLSASVPGFAESEVGLEYGGLSREQIVRFQAERRRSSVSDLVAGIAGRLDAQALADTQAARGAGNVQ, from the coding sequence TTGTTGATTCAGTCCAGCACGGCACTGACCGCTGAGGAACTGTTTGTTCTGACGAAGTTAATGAACGTGTGGCGGGCGAAGGTTCCCCGCAATGTCATGCGGGATATCTACTTCGAGGGCAAGCAAGCATTCAAGGACTTCGGTGTTGCGATCCCGCCCCAGATCTTGAACAAGATTGACCCGGTCCTCGGATGGGTCGAAACGGGCGTTCGGGCATTGACTGACCGGTCGAAGCTTGAGGGGTTCGTTTCTGCTGATTCAAAGGACGATGATCCGTTCGGCGTGAATGATCTGATTTATCAGAATTCATTCATGCGCATTTTCCCTCAGGCCACATTGTCGTCTGCAATTCATTCGTGCGCGTTCCTGACGGTGGATGATTCCATTGGGGAGCTGCGCGTCCGGGCCCGTTCTGCTGATATGTCGGCGGCGATTTGGGACTTTGAACGGCACGAGGTGGGCGCCTACTTGGCGATCACGAAGCTGCGCGATGGCATCCCGGTTGAGATGATGATGCACCTGCACGAGGCCGTTGTGCGCATTGAGGTTTCGGCGACGACTGGCAAGATCACGATCGACCGGTTCCGCAATCCATTGGGCCGCGTGTCTGTTGCCCCGTTGCCGCTCAAGCCGTCGTTGAAGCGTCCATTTGGGCACTCTAGGATCTCGCGTGCGGCGATCTCATTCACTGACTCGGGCCTGCGTACCATTGTGCGCTCTGAGGTGCAGGGCGAGGCGTTCGCTGGCCCGCAGTACTGGTTGCTTGGCTCGGATGCGGAAGCGTTCGCGGGTAACAACCGGTTCAAGGCTGTCATGGGTCGTGTGTTCGGCTTGGAGCAGGGCGAGGATGACGACAGGCTTCCGGATGTGAAGCGGTTCGAGGGTGCGTCTCCCGAGGCGCATATCTCCCACTTGCGCATGTGGGCAACATTGTTTGCTGGCGATCAGGGCCTGTCCGTTTCGAGCCTTGGCGTTGTGCAGGATAATCCGTCGTCGGCCGAGGCTATTTATGCGGCCAAGGAAGATCTGATCACGAACACGAAGAACGCCAATGACTCGTGGGGTGCTGGAGCTGAGACCGCCATGCGCATGGCGGTTGAGTGGCGTGACGGTGTTTTGCCGGATGCCATGAAAACGTTGTCTGCGAACTTCACGAGTCCCGAGACGGTTTCGCCTGGTTCGCGTGCCGATGCGTTTAGCAAGTTGTCGGCTTCGGTTCCTGGTTTTGCCGAGTCTGAGGTTGGGCTTGAGTATGGCGGGTTGTCTCGTGAGCAGATTGTGCGGTTCCAGGCTGAGCGGCGCCGGTCGAGCGTGTCTGATTTGGTTGCTGGTATTGCTGGCAGGTTGGATGCTCAGGCGTTGGCTGACACGCAGGCGGCTCGGGGCGCTGGGAATGTCCAGTGA
- a CDS encoding DUF3310 domain-containing protein: MSKFKVGDHVRVTDPKSYVSDQVGVICRLHSGDHSRWIVDFNGALWGCVESTLTLADPDVHTVLDQMDAESAPAAFKVGERVMVRGHVGSYGGRFGMIHGREVDSTTQWLVRLDGNPVTMPFSGEELTSPHMPSAPFDNDLEPDPVSAPSHYRSHPSGIETITITKHESFLRGNVLKYVLRAPYKGSEIEDLKKAAQYLQWEIDRAEAAQ; encoded by the coding sequence ATGAGCAAGTTCAAAGTAGGCGACCACGTACGGGTGACTGATCCCAAGTCCTACGTGTCCGATCAGGTTGGTGTGATCTGCCGCCTGCACAGTGGGGATCATTCCCGGTGGATCGTAGATTTCAATGGCGCGTTGTGGGGATGCGTTGAGTCGACGCTCACCCTCGCTGATCCTGATGTGCACACGGTCCTGGACCAGATGGACGCGGAAAGTGCGCCCGCTGCGTTCAAGGTTGGCGAGCGAGTCATGGTTCGCGGTCACGTTGGAAGTTACGGCGGACGGTTCGGCATGATTCATGGACGAGAGGTTGACAGCACGACCCAATGGCTCGTTCGGCTTGATGGAAATCCGGTCACGATGCCATTCTCGGGGGAAGAGCTGACCAGCCCTCACATGCCCTCCGCTCCGTTCGACAACGATCTGGAACCTGACCCGGTGAGCGCGCCGAGCCATTACCGAAGCCACCCGTCCGGCATCGAGACAATCACCATCACGAAGCATGAGTCATTCTTGCGCGGCAACGTGTTGAAGTACGTGTTGCGCGCACCGTACAAGGGCAGCGAGATCGAGGACCTGAAAAAGGCGGCCCAATACCTGCAATGGGAAATTGACCGAGCCGAGGCCGCACAGTGA
- a CDS encoding RusA family crossover junction endodeoxyribonuclease, protein MDFTFHVNGTAAPQGSKKHVGKGVLVEMSKNLPAWRKAVKDAAMRTWNRPALDAPVSVQVTFRINKPPTTKFRDYPAGPADLDKLLRSTGDALEQAGLLTNDSRIVHWDAAKVWGPAGATITITEMRAT, encoded by the coding sequence GTGGACTTCACCTTCCACGTCAACGGAACCGCAGCACCCCAAGGTTCCAAGAAACATGTTGGCAAAGGCGTCCTAGTCGAGATGTCAAAGAACCTCCCAGCCTGGCGCAAAGCAGTCAAAGACGCGGCAATGCGCACATGGAACCGTCCAGCACTTGACGCCCCCGTGAGCGTGCAAGTCACCTTCCGCATCAACAAGCCGCCCACCACCAAATTCCGGGACTACCCAGCAGGACCAGCGGACCTCGACAAGCTCCTGAGATCCACCGGTGATGCGCTAGAGCAAGCCGGATTACTCACCAATGACAGCCGCATAGTCCACTGGGACGCCGCCAAAGTATGGGGCCCAGCAGGCGCAACCATCACCATCACAGAAATGAGAGCGACATGA
- a CDS encoding glutaredoxin domain-containing protein — protein MFSKPNAKPACVQCNATDRWLGKRGVSLPVVDMEADPAALEFALSLGYQQAPVMWIDADTHWSGFNPIELDKHFPKEIPA, from the coding sequence ATGTTCAGCAAGCCCAACGCCAAACCTGCCTGTGTGCAGTGCAATGCGACTGACCGGTGGCTTGGCAAGCGCGGCGTGAGCCTGCCAGTCGTGGACATGGAAGCCGATCCTGCCGCGTTGGAGTTCGCGCTCAGCCTCGGCTACCAACAAGCGCCCGTGATGTGGATCGACGCAGACACGCACTGGTCAGGATTCAACCCGATCGAACTGGACAAACACTTCCCCAAGGAGATCCCAGCATGA